A single Anopheles maculipalpis chromosome 3RL, idAnoMacuDA_375_x, whole genome shotgun sequence DNA region contains:
- the LOC126561935 gene encoding aromatic-L-amino-acid decarboxylase encodes MNTEEFRKYGKQMIDYICDYGQTIDTRDVAPTVDPGFLRQLLPDEAPQKGEDFKRMLDDVETKIMPNMVHWNHPRFFAYFPAGNSYPSILGDMLSSAIGSIGFSWASSPAATELETIVLDWYAKALDLPCFFRSDAKGSRGGGVLQGSASECALVCMMAARARAIKELKGNHVDVHDSVYLPQLVAYASKEAHSSIEKAAKMAIVKLRALDTDSRGVFRGDTLRQAIQEDMAQGLTPFFVVATVGTTSACVFDNLVEIGQVCREVRSIWFHVDGAYAGNSFILPEMRRFKEGLEYADSFNTNPNKLLLTNFDCSAMWVKDVKSLTTALAVDPLYLQHDHSSAIDYRHYGIPLSRRFRALKLWFVFRSYGIVGLQKYIRNHIALAKRFESLVSSDDRFEVRNDVNLGLVCFRLKQQDRINRDLLARINQSGKFHMTPAMVRGKYIIRFCVTYEHATEEHIDYAWEEIKNYAEETLAAECPEEITEPVPATKKPPKKLTRSMSTRFSFTRSVSREIFERQNSRSQLTDGCTPIVIIDTDDILESLQRASRMNGERSSNDTYDTDSTDEASN; translated from the exons ATGAATACGGAGGAGTTTCGAAAGTACGGGAAACAGATGATCGATTACATCTGTGACTATGGACAGACGATCGACACACGAGATGTTGCCCCAACGGTGGATCCTGGATTTCTCCGCCAGCTATTACCAG ATGAAGCACCACAGAAGGGCGAAGACTTCAAGCGTATGCTGGATGACGTCGAGACGAAGATCATGCCCAATATGGTACACTGGAACCATCCACGCTTTTTCGCCTACTTCCCCGCCGGCAACTCGTATCCTTCGATTCTCGGCGACATGCTCAGCAGTGCCATCGGGTCAATAGGATTCTCATGG GCATCCAGCCCAGCCGCAACAGAGCTCGAAACGATTGTCCTCGATTGGTACGCGAAAGCACTCGATCTACCGTGCTTCTTCCGTAGCGACGCGAAAGGTTCCCGTGGTGGTGGCGTCCTACAAGGATCAGCGTCCGAGTGTGCGCTGGTTTGCATGATGGCTGCCCGCGCTCGTGCCATTAAAGAACTCAAAGGAAATCACGTCGATGTGCACGATAGTGTCTATCTGCCACAGTTGGTCGCGTATGCCTCCAAGGAAGCACACTCATCGATCGAGAAGGCAGCCAAGATGGCGATCGTGAAGCTGCGCGCACTGGATACCGACAGCCGAGGCGTGTTCCGTGGCGATACACTGCGTCAAGCGATTCAGGAAGATATGGCACAAGGATTAACACCGTTCTTCGTAGTCGCGACCGTTGGCACAACGTCCGCCTGTGTATTTGACAATCTTGTCGAGATCGGACAGGTGTGTCGCGAGGTGCGTAGCATTTGGTTCCATGTGGATGGTGCGTATGCAGGCAATTCTTTCATCCTGCCCGAGATGCGCCGCTTCAAGGAGGGGCTCGAGTATGCCGATTCGTTCAACACAAATCCAAACAAACTGCTGCTGACAAACTTTGACTGTTCGGCAATGTGGGTGAAGGACGTTAAATCGCTCACCACAGCGCTAGCCGTCGATCCGCTGTATCTGCAGCACGATCACAGCAGTGCAATCGATTATCGACACTACGGAATTCCTCTCAGCAGACGCTTCCGAGCGTTGAAACTGTGGTTCGTCTTCCGATCGTACGGTATCGTGGGGCTGCAGAAATACATTCGCAACCATATAGCGTTGGCAAAACGATTCGAATCGCTGGTCAGCTCCGACGATCGCTTCGAGGTGCGAAACGACGTCAATCTGGGACTCGTCTGTTTCCGATTAAA ACAACAGGATCGCATCAATCGGGACCTGCTGGCGCGAATTAACCAGTCGGGCAAATTCCACATGACTCCCGCGATGGTACGGGGCAAATACATAATTCGCTTCTGTGTAACGTACGAACACGCCACCGAAGAGCATATAG ATTACGCATGGGAGGAAATTAAAAACTACGCCGAAGAAACACTTGCTGCCGAATGTCCGGAAGAGATCACCGAGCCTGTTCCAGCGACGAAAAAGCCACCAAAGAAGCTTACCCGCAGCATGTCCACGCGTTTCTCCTTCACGCGCAGTGTTTCGCGGGAAATCTTCGAACGACAGAACAGCCG CTCCCAGCTCACGGACGGATGCACACCGATCGTCATTATCGATACCGATGACATCCTGGAGAGTCTACAGCGTGCCTCGAGGATGAACGGTGAGCGAAGTTCGAACGACACGTACGACACGGACAGTACAGACGAGGCCAGCAATTGA
- the LOC126562928 gene encoding uncharacterized protein LOC126562928: MVPKILVIFLAIVTAVNAEDPSQVDAPDALDFSYARLWRYAQQQCSFKGITPTAFTNSWLGVRRCMRNTLDVVQLNEDSMRLDVGNQEEILSRHCPDLFEAIKCFNPFMDMVKGCVTEESYEIFQALQNWFLDILQYLCENNGANVEYDKEKHDACTREINKYIITCAAENLVATPEVNRKTLTEENCSALATAKDCLLGKLKSCGVFANGARLFYENFIQITSCKNYIPKTERK, from the exons atggtTCCGAAAATACTCGTGATTTTTCTGGCGATTGTGACAGCTGTGAATGCGGAAGATCCCAGCCAAGTGGATGCTCCGGATGCGCTCGATTTCTCGTACGCTCGGCTTTGGCGTTACGCACAACAACAGTGTAGCTTCAAAGGCATCACACCGACAGCATTCACAAATTCCTGGCTAGGAGTGCGTCGCTGTATGAGGAACACGTTGGATGTGGTGCAGCTGAACGAAGACTCAATGCGGCTGGATGTCGGCAATCAGGAAGAAATTCTAAGTCG CCACTGTCCGGATCTGTTCGAGGCGATCAAGTGTTTCAACCCCTTCATGGACATGGTAAAGGGATGTGTAACCGAGGAGAGCTACGAGATCTTCCAAGCCTTGCAAAATTGGTTCTTGGACATTCTGCAATATCTGTGCGAAAATAATGGCGCTAACGTTG AGTACGATAAGGAGAAGCATGACGCCTGTACACGTGAGATTAATAAGTACATCATTACCTGTGCGGCGGAGAACTTGGTCGCGACGCCGGAGGTAAATCGTAAAACGCTCACTGAAGAGAACTGCAG TGCTCTTGCTACAGCGAAGGATTGTCTGCTGGGAAAGCTAAAGTCGTGTGGCGTCTTTGCGAACGGAGCACGGTTGTTCTACGAAAACTTCATCCAAATTACGTCGTGCAAAAATTACATCCCCAAGAcggaacgaaaataa
- the LOC126562919 gene encoding uncharacterized protein LOC126562919, which produces MKFICRGVSVCVFLLLISVCIALPKNVSETTDAETLDGPPFLADLRDQCRNTTGDDKTFNELREHISTDLPKCFMAHVNMDQLKTDTTKLEEKEKQKLFEKICEQINESVSCLTPVKAKLKNCLDEEDVKIMEQVVATIPEALNMACTNSGALLQKFTEPAYRSCAMELPPMIEECTSELPDSMESLPFSQYSEKQCEEIYSMRDCFTRRINECGATGYMDFFILFYRKLLALTPCK; this is translated from the exons ATGAAATTCATTTGCAGAGGAGTATCTGTCTGCGTGTTCTTGCTGCTAATATCCGTATGCATTGCACTACCGAAAAACGTCTCAGAAACAACAGATGCAGAAACGCTAGACGGTCCACCGTTCCTGGCAGACCTGCGTGACCAGTGCCGCAACACGACCGGAGACGATAAAACGTTCAACGAGCTCAGGGAACACATTTCCACCGATCTTCCGAAATGCTTTATGGCTCACGTGAATATGGACCAATTGAAAACGGACACCACAAAGctggaggagaaggaaaagcagAAACTGTTTGAAAA AATTTGTGAACAAATTAATGAATCGGTCAGCTGCTTAACTCCAGTCAAAGCTAAGCTGAAAAACTGTCTGGATGAGGAGGATGTGAAGATTATGGAACAGGTTGTAGCTACAATACCGGAAGCATTAAACATGGCGTGTACCAATAGTGGCGCTTTGTTGCAAA AATTCACCGAACCAGCGTATCGATCCTGCGCCATGGAGTTGCCACCGATGATAGAGGAGTGCACGAGCGAGCTTCCCGATAGTATGGAGAGTCTACCATTTTCACAATATTCCGAAAAGCAGTGCGA AGAAATCTACAGCATGAGAGACTGCTTCACGCGAAGAATCAACGAATGTGGAGCGACCGGCTACATGGACTTCTTCATTCTATTCTACCGGAAACTGCTCGCCCTAACCCCATGCAAATAG
- the LOC126563443 gene encoding uncharacterized protein LOC126563443, with product MDREEDFEISKRDAKRLAEPLIKAAYADGIDTGRQVHYQRNFDEGYRKGFAVGFEHGQQQARRVLDEQRKATSGN from the coding sequence ATGGATCGGGAGGAGGACTTTGAGATATCAAAGCGGGATGCGAAACGACTTGCGGAACCACTCATTAAGGCCGCCTACGCGGATGGTATCGATACTGGGCGGCAAGTGCATTATCAGCGCAATTTTGACGAAGGCTACCGGAAAGGTTTTGCTGTCGGATTCGAGCATGGTCAGCAACAGGCACGCCGAGTGCTGGACGAGCAGCGAAAGGCGACGTCGGGAAACTAG
- the LOC126563595 gene encoding aromatic-L-amino-acid decarboxylase, translated as MDSKEFRRRGTEMVEYICNYLETLEQRRVTPCVEPGYLRHQLPDEAPEDPEPWEKIMQDVEDKIMPGVTHWQHPRFHAYFPSGNSFPSILGDMLSDGIGCIGFSWAASPACTELETIVLDWLGKAIGLPDSFLALKPGSRGGGVIQTSASECVLVTMLAARAQAIKYLKQQHPFVEEGHLLSKLMAYCSKEAHSCVEKAAMISFVKLRILEPDEKCCLRADTLIKAMEEDEQQGLIPFFVSTTLGTTGSCAFDDLGEIGEALQRFPSVWLHVDAAYAGNAFICPELKYLLKGIQYADSFNTNPNKWLLTNFDCSTLWVRDRIRLTSALVVDPLYLQHGYTDSAIDYRHWGVPLSRRFRSLKLWFVLRSYGISGLQAYIRHHIDLAKRFEALVLKDSRFEVCNDVRLGLVCFRLKGTDRINEKLLSSINASGKLHMVPASVNDTYVIRFCAVAQNAKVEDIDYAWDVITDFASEILEKEQADEVSEIVDRRKTHTLAQKRSFFVRMVSDPKIYNPAINKAQTPHRMSTELTSPGHDGTVVTVQSPKTPGSATWISWPLAFLFASADDGTKNDVTLRFRHLDTMMRLSASRRNSATGGSSPSPEGENGITLLKSPKKSPILLRKRGSSPNPPAAGTNNGSAK; from the exons ATGGACAGTAAAGAGTTCCGACGCCGCGGTACCGAAATGGTCGAGTACATCTGCAACTATCTGGAAACGCTCGAGCAGCGGCGTGTTACACCGTGCGTGGAGCCGGGCTATCTACGCCACCAGCTACCGGACGAAGCACCGGAAGATCCGGAACCGTGGGAAAAAATTATGCAGGATGTGGAGGATAAGATTATGCCGGGCGTGACGCACTGGCAGCATCCGCGCTTTCACGCGTACTTTCCGTCCGGTAACTCGTTCCCCTCGATACTGGGTGACATGCTGAGCGATGGGATCGGTTGCATCGGGTTTTCCTGGGCGGCCAGTCCGGCCTGTACCGAGCTAGAGACGATCGTGCTTGATTGGTTGG GAAAGGCAATTGGACTTCCTGATTCATTTCTTGCCCTCAAGCCTGGCAGCCGTGGCGGTGGCGTAATACAG ACGTCCGCGTCCGAGTGCGTGCTGGTAACGATGCTGGCCGCCCGGGCCCAGGCCATCAAGTAtttgaagcagcagcacccgTTCGTCGAGGAGGGCCACCTGTTGTCCAAGCTGATGGCGTACTGCTCGAAGGAAGCGCACAGCTGCGTTGAGAAAGCGGCCATGATTAGCTTCGTGAAGTTACGCATCCTAGAACCGGATGAAAAGTGTTGCCTACGGGCGGACACACTGATAAAG GCAATGGAGGAAGACGAACAGCAAGGTTTGATACCGTTCTTCGTATCGACCACGCTCGGTACAACTGGTTCGTGCGCGTTCGACGATCTGGGCGAGATCGGTGAGGCACTGCAACGGTTCCCAAGCGTTTGGCTGCATGTCGATGCCGCCTACGCCGGTAATGCGTTCATCTGCCCGGAGCTCAAGTACCTGCTGAAGGGCATCCAGTACGCGGATTCGTTCAACACCAACCCGAACAAGTGGCTGCTGACGAACTTCGACTGTTCGACGCTCTGGGTGCGCGATCGCATCCGTCTGACGTCGGCACTGGTCGTCGATCCACTTTATCTACAGCACGGGTATACCGATTCCGCGATCGATTACCGGCACTGGGGCGTACCGTTGAGTCGTCGGTTTCGCTCGCTTAAGCTGTGGTTTGTTCTGCGCAGCTACGGTATATCCGGATTGCAGGCGTACATCCGCCATCACATCGATCTGGCGAAACGATTCGAGGCGCTCGTGCTGAAAGATAGTCGGTTCGAGGTGTGCAACGACGTAAGGCTGGGGTTGGTATGCTTCAGGCTGAAGGGAACGGATCGGATCAATGAGAAGCTGCTGAGCAGCATTAACGCGTCCGGCAAGCTACACATGGTACCGGCTTCGGTCAACGATACGTACGTCATACGGTTCTGTGCCGTAGCACAAAATGCCAAAGTGGAGGACATTG ACTATGCATGGGATGTGATTACGGACTTCGCCTCGGAAATACTGGAGAAGGAACAGGCCGACGAGGTCAGCGAGATCGTCGATCGGCGCAAGACACACACGCTCGCCCAAAAGCGTTCGTTCTTCGTGCGCATGGTTAGCGATCCGAAGATCTACAATCCGGCCATCAACAAGGCCCAAACGCCCCATCGTATGTCCACCGAGTTAACCTCACCCGGACATGATGGGACTGTGGTCACCGTACAGTCACCCAA GACTCCCGGATCAGCCACCTGGATTAGTTGGCCATTGGCATTCCTGTTCGCATCCGCAGATGATGGAACGAAGAATGATGTCACACTGAG gttCCGCCACCTTGACACCATGATGCGACTATCGGCGTCGCGCCGTAACTCCGCCACCGGCGGTTCATCTCCATCGCCCGAAGGAGAGAATGGAATTACCTTGCTGAAGTCGCCCAAAAAATCCCCAATCCTACTGCGAAAGCGTGGCTCATCGCCGAACCCGCCAGCGGCAGGTACGAACAATGGTTCGGCTAAGTAA